cttcactatctcccagagtttcttcaaacgcatgtccattgagtcagtgatgccatccaaccatctcaccctctgtcacatTACTACCTATCAACAGAGCAGAGAGCCCTCAGCACAATGCTGGGCACACAGTAATAGCTCTATAGATGTGAACTGTTACTACATACCTGGATGAAGTGCCCTAGTTTATAAAAATTAGATCCCCACACAAATTTTTCTCAGTCTGCTTTTCTGAATTGGTGTACTACAGACACCTCCCAAGTCTGCACATACAGCCTCCTCTCCTGTGGAAGAGTCACATGGGTTCCCAAAGGAtggtgccagtgcaggagattaaACTGTTTCTAAGAATCAAAACCCTCAGTCTTGGCCTTGCTGATGTCTTTGCTGCTTTAAATCTTAGGAAACTAGTTAAAGTTTAGTTCAGCTAGATTAGTTAAAGTTTAATGGTGAAGCTATCACCTGCATTTTCATTCCTTTGTCCTGGGAGTGTGTGTTTATCTTTCTGTCCATCATTTGGCTCTGAATTCACATGGGATTTCGATCATTTTTCCAACTTGGGAGAAGTGGGTGAGAGGTCAGCTTCCAAGGCATGAGGTTGTAAAGGATGAGAAGGGACCAGGAGAGCTGCCAGTGAGGGTGGAAATGGGGATGCCCTTGAGGAAGGGTCCTGGTATCAGACTTCCAGCCATCAGCATCTCTGGTTCCACCACCATCCTTGCTTCTGCTCCAGAACTCAGGACTCTTTCTGGTTGCTCCCTCACCTCCAACAGGGAACCCTTCAGGGAGTCCTGTGGACTAGTCCTCCTTAATATTTCTCACATTTGACCCTTTTTCCCACCTCCACTGTCACTTCTCACCTCTAGCTCGCTGAGATGGCCCCTAATGGTCTCACCACCTTCACCCTGCCATTCCCCAAATCAGCCAAACTGTAGCCTATGAGAAGCAGTTGCCTCGACCTGGTAAAGCTGAGGCTACACAAACAGCAACGTTATCTGGAAAGTAAGAAACTGGAACAACCTAAATATCAACCCAAACAGTAGTATATTAATTTCCTAAGGCTGCTGAATCAAATTGTCTCAAATttggtggcttgaaacaacacaaatttattacctTACAGTTTTAGAGATCAGAAGTCCAAATAGGGTCTCACTAAGCTAAAATCAAGCTGTCCGCAGGTGTGTGTTCTTTCTGGAGGCTGTAGGGGAAGATTTGGATTCTGCCTTTTCCACCTTCAAGAGGCAGCCCGCCTCTTGGCTTGTGGGCTCTTTCCATCTTAAAAGCCCACAGTGGTCAGTTCTTTCATGATGCCATCTCTCTGGTTGTTCTCTTCAGCCTCCCTCTTCCTCCACTTAAGGACCTTTGTGATTACACTGGAGTCCCCCTGGATAATCCAGGGTAATCTTCCATCTCAAGGTTGGCAAACTACTCCATCTGCAAACTTGCCATGTGACAGAACACAAGCACGGCTTCCAGGGAAGGATGTGGACAGGTCTGGGAGCCATTTATCACATGTTGCATGAAGCCCAACTGCAGCTTCTTCCTACAGTGGAACATACCACTTTCTGGGATGGATTCACTGTGAAGCTGCTTCAGTGAAAGTTCTCTCCCTTGCGCAAGCCCCTTGTACAACCGTGAGAGGGATCCTAGCAATGTGGGTCAAACAGTGCAtcagaaaaaatgtatttctggATCTTATGATCTTTGTGATATTTaccaggttttttaaaaaaatctaggatTTGTTGTGAGTTCTTTTCTCACTCTAAATATAAATTCACTTGTTACCCAATATTCTATTAcaagtttgtatttttttaaaggactctaAAAATTGTATAAATGTCAGGTCCTACACAACTAGTATGTGCTCTGACCACTGAACTACAGCTGTCTGCACCAATGGGATGACTCTCAAAAATACACTGAATAAAAGAAACAAGTCACAGAAAAAAATACTCATGATATGATTCCATTTGTCTATGGtccaaaaacaggcaaaactaagtTATACAGTAGTGTACGGGGTTAAGTACACATATGGGGAAaccataaagaaagaaacagaagagaattGCTTACATAATTTCAGGATAAAGGTCACAGAGACGTGATTAGGGAGAGCAATAAACAGGGTTTCCAATGGACTGATGATGTTTCTTATGTTAACTTGAGCAAAAGAAACAGTTGTCTCCATATTGGTTTTAGAACTGAATATACGTTGCATACTCTCTTGCATGGGTGATGTATgtcatgatttaaattttttattttaaaataactgggttaattattttaagaaacaaaattttaagctTAAAATTCTCCAGCAGCTTCTAACTGCACTCAAAGTAAAATCTACACCTGTTGCCATGGCTTAAAGCCTCATGTGCTCCTGCCGGCTCTTCAGCCTGAGGACATCTCCCATCACACTCCCCATCCTGCCCCCACCTAACCACATGGCCTCCCCTGGTGCTTGATCTACAAAAGCCCACCTGTGACTCCTTCCCAGGTCCTGGTTCTCAGCCTTATCTGCGCTTGACACAATCACAATTTGCAATGATATCAGTGCCGTCTCCCCAGTGGCCTCTGAGCCTAGTATGACCAAACCAAGTTTGTTTTGTTCCCTCCTGGCCAAAGTAGAGGGTCTTTCAATGGGAGAAAAGGAAGGTAGAAGATCTCTCTCCCTGAACTCCAGACTCAGGTTCTTCTATTTATCTGCCTTCTCAGCATTTCTACTCACACATCTGGGAGGCATTTCAAACCTAACCCAGCCAGAACATTGAAACCCCTCAGTCTTGCCTGCCTCACTTAATGACAACTCCTTCTTTGCTTGTTCAAGCCAAAATCCACAGTGCCCTACTGGGACCTGACCACTTTCTGTCCCCTCCACTGCTGCCCTATGGACCAGATTGCCATGATCTCTCACCTAGATTACTGCAACAGACTCCCTACCCTGCTTCTGTTCTTGCCCTCTGCAGCTTCTCCACACAGCTGCAACAGGTGACTGGTTGGCTACTGCCTGGGTCCCATCATGtccctcctctgctcaaaactgtCCAGTGGCTCCCATCTCCCTCAGAGTAAAAGCCAAGGTCCCTACAATGGTATCCCAAACTATGTGACCTGTGCCTCCTTTGTTtcccagacattaaaaaaaaaaaaaaaacaaaaccctcatcTCCCCTTAGTGTCCTTCTTAATTCAGCCACCCTGTACATTCCTGCCACAGAGCCTTTGCACTGGGTATTCCCTCTGCTTGAAAGATTcttcctccaagaataaaaatgGCTCCCTTTCTCATCTCCTTTGAATCTGCTCACATGTCCGCTTCTTAATGAGTCCTTCTCTGACCACCGTATTCAAAATTGCAAACATTCTTCTCTCAGTACTCTTAGCTCCCCCATACCCtgctctctctatatattttttaattaccgCACTGGGTCTTTGTGGTGGCACATGGTCTTCTCACGTAGTGCAAGGGCTTCTCTCCTTGTGAAGCACCTGCTCTACTGgccctgggctcagtagttgctgcacctGGGCTtcgctgccccacagcatgtgggaccttagtacCCCAACCAGGGAGAGACTGAACTTGTTTCCCCCTGATTGGAAGGTgaattgttaaccactggaccacctggggagTCCCCCTGCTCTAATTTTTGTCTTTGCAACCAAGGCTTCCCGACATACCATACAACGGACTTCTTTTCTTACCTAGCTTCTCCACTCGAAAGTAGTTCCACAAGAGCAGAGATCTCTTGTTCATAGCCCtatcccagggcctggcacatagcaaatgAATGCCTTAAGTTTTCCAAAGACCAGAATGAGTTCACATCTGGACCGGGAAAGTCATTGGCTTGAGAGTCAGTCACCCGCCACCCTCCTGGGTCACCCACCTTGGACAAATCATTTAGCCATCACAGACCTCCTCTCTGAAAAATGGAGATGTTATGTATGACTTGAATGTACTCAGTAAATTTACGGGCACATTCACCCAGGCATGTTAGTAAAAACAAGATCCCCGCATTCTAGCTCGATTTACCCTTTTCCATACAGGATTTCATTTCACCTTCACACCAACCCCAGAGGTAGGTAGAGCCCCTTTTTGATAAATGAAAACACCAAGGGCCGTTTTTGACAACCGAAAAACTGCCGGGAGGTCTGAGCCCCTCCCTAAATGAAAGGACAGATGAGGTCTGACCCCTTCCCCATGCTTGGGGTGGCTCCGCAGTTCCGAGGCTCGGGAGGTCCCCGGCGGGTCGCAGTGCGGGGCTGCCACTCggggactacatttcccaggagGAATTGCCCGCAGCCCTGCGGCTCCCGAGTTTTTAAAGGGCTCGCGTTAAATGAGGCGGAGGGAGTTCCGCCTTCTGCCGGCCAGTAAACGACTCGAAGCTTGGTACCGTGCCAGGGTAGGCGGGTGGGGCCGGGTCGCGGTCTATAAGACCCCCCAGACTCTGCAGTGTCTGCGAGGCGAGGTGAGCTCAAGCCAATCTGGAGGCACCCTGTTCTCTTCGTGCCCACCTCTGTCTCGGACTCTATGTCCAACTCCGGGGAAACCCCTGCCAAcctccgcccccccacccccaccccccgccccaccttcCTATCCAGTTCTCCCTTACAAGGGGAGGGGCAGAGAATCTCGGCCCCCGcccagagggagaaagggagaaagggagcaAGGCTGTCCGCCGGCGGTAAAGCCCCCGAGACCCCGAGGTGACACCTCCCTCCATTTCTGGCTTCAGGACCGGGAGAGAAATTACCGGTTGCTGGGATGGGCGGGGATTCGAGACGTGAGAACTATAAAATGAAGTGAAGGCCTGGGGGCGTGGGGAGCTGAGCCTCACAAAGCGCCTCCACGTCCATCCTTCCTAGTCCCGGGACCTTCACCGTAAAATGGGACTgatgggtgggggcggggggagtgatCGCGTTCCCTGCTTCCCCAGGCAGGAGGCGCGAAGGATCAAGAAACGGCTGGAGAGCGCTgtgcaaataaaattatttcatcatGGTGCCATTGAATTCATTCAGGCCTTAGTTTTAGACACTCGGGGACCTGGGATGAGGGGATGACCTATCTATAGGATCTCTGGGTGAAACAATATCTTGGACCTGTGGCTGTCACGTGGATAAGTATTTTCCCATCCAGATCTTAGTGGGAACCGGAAGAACTGTCTTTGACAATAACCAAAGCAAACCCATCAGAATGTTGTGTTTCAAGCCAGGAGACTTCGGGGGTAATTGACAATATTCAAATAAGAAGGTTGAGCTTTTGAACTAACCTGGCCCTTCCTGGTTTCTCTTCCTCATCTGTGGCACCAAGATAAGCCCCGGAGAAGGTATCCCATACCGATAGAGTCTCAAGACTCCCCCTCCCCGTTCCCAATCATTTGGATTAATCCAAcccttggtgtgtgtgtgagggggcggggggggggggcggagaaCCCATTAATTTCCTTGTCCTCAGAGACTCCCAAGTCCAGTAGGAGCCTttccccacacatacacacctccCAATTGCCACCAGTTTCCCCCTCTTCCCCCATCTAAACCCTCCAACCCTTCCCCGTCTACAGCTGGTGTCTCAAACAGCTCCTGGACCTTACTACCCAGATGCCTTCATCATTTTGACTAGCTACCACCACCAGGGTATTGTTTAAGCTAAGAGTGTCGGCTTATTTGCTTGGAGAATAAAAGCGGGTTGTTGCGGGAGGCGACTCAGAGAGGGAGCATTACAGAATCTCAACCTAGGACCCCTGCCAAGAGGGACCCTGCATGGGAATGAATATAGGACGTCTATGGCAGACGAGGGGTCCCAGGAACGCTGAGCTGAGCCTCTGACCACTAAAGCCCCTCTGAGCCCCCGAGGCTCCCCACAGACGGTGGTGCCCCTTGTTTTCCTTATCTGTACCTGCCAAGCAGCAAGGGGAAAGATACATACATTTTAACAAAGACATCGCATCTTCCAGCAAAATGGAGGTGGTCCCGGCCGGGGCTCCCTGAACAACTCACTTTCTGAAGATCACTCAGGACTCAAGCAATAGGACCCTCTCTTCGACCTCCCCGCCAGAGCCCCGTTTTCCCAAACTCCCAAAGCTCTTAGGGCTTCTCCTCATCCCAGGGGTCCCCAGGACAATCTTTGATTAGAGCCTTCTGAGCAGCGCCTTCATTGTTGACCTCCCCGCTCATTGTCTTCTAGGAGCCCTGGGAGGGGGACTAGACCCCCAGGCTGGGTCCTAGGAGTGGGGGCAGCAAGCTCTGTCTCTGACACCCCAAAACTCCTAGGCTGAGGAAGGACTATAAATGAATTACCAGTTAGGATACATGGAGGatgtggggggggggcggtcttTGAGGAGAGGAGGAGACCTGGGAGACCCCTCTTCATTCCCTCAGGGACCCATGCAGCATTCGGGGTTCGACCTCAGTAAAGATCCTTGATGTAGATATCGGGGGCGCGCTGGGGGAGCGAAcacagaggagggggaagggacaAAGTTTGAAAGTGTCCTTCCAACTCTTCCAGGGAAAGTTTACTTAGGGGTCCCATGGCCTGAGAGATGGTAGAGGTGCGGGGGGCCCAGTGGCAGGATGACCCCCGAGAGGTGACCGGACCCCGGGGGAGCGACCCCTCCCCCCTGTCCCAGCTCGGCCCGGCTGGGAGTCGCCCGTCTCGGGGCCGCGTGTGTTAGTTGGGGCCGCTTTCGGGCCGCTCTGCTGGGCTGGGGGATCCCGCCGCGGGCCAGGAGTGGGGTCTCCGGTAGCCCCAGGGGGGAGCTTTCCTACGGGGGTTTTCAAGCAGCGGAACTCCCAGGCCCCGCAGAGCCAGCCCCCCGCAAAGGGGAAATGTGCCGGCGCGCCAGCGGTCCTCAGCGCTGTTTGGGGAGCGTGGCGGGCGCGGGGGGCGGCGGCCGAGGCAGCTGGACGCCTGGCGGAGGAGCTCAGAGAGCCAGGCAGCGGCCCGGAGCGGCGGCGGGGAGCAGGAAGGCCCGGGCTGGGGGGAAAGGTCGGATTTGCTCGGCGGAAGAAACACAGATGGCGGCGGCGCGGCGCCATTCTGGGCCGGGAGCAAGCAGCCAGCAGCCCTGTCCTCACCGCGGTCCGCCCGCCGCCGCTAAATACCCGGATGCGCCGCCCGAGCGCCAGACGCGGAGCTGGGAaaagggaggcagaagaggaggaggcGGAGGCAGAGCCGGGCGCCGAGACCGACCGACAGACCGGCGGGGCTGGGCCACGCAGACACGGCCCAGTGAGCCCTCCCCGCGACCCGAGCCGGGCCCCCGAGCGCCGGCCTCTGGACTGGCCTGGGAGCCAGAGGCTCCAGAGCAGATCCCGAATCAGGCTTTCCTCGGTTTCCGACGAGGGCTGGCCCTTTGGAAGGTGCTTTCAACAGCAGGAGCAGGCAGGCCACCATGACCGAGAACTCCACGTCCACCCCTGCGGCCAAGCCCAAGCGGGCCAAGGCCTCCAAGAAGTCCACAGACCACCCCAAGTATTCAGACATGATCGTGGCCGCCATCCAAGCAGAGAAGAACCGCGCTGGTTCCTCGCGCCAGTCCATCCAGAAGTACATCAAGAGCCACTACAAGGTGGGTGAGAACGCGGACTCCCAGATCAAGTTGTCCATCAAGCGCTTGGTCACCACTGGAGTCCTCAAACAGACCAAAGGGGTGGGTGCCTCGGGGTCTTTCCGCCTGGCCAAGAGCGACGAGCCCAAAAGGTCCGTGGCCTTCAAGAAGAcgaagaaggaagtcaagaaggTGGCCACGCCAAAGAAGGCAGCCAAGCCCAAGAAGGCTGCCTCCAAAGCCCCAAGCAAGAAGCCCAAAGCCACCCCAGTCAAGAAGGCCAAGAAGAAGCCGGCTGCCACGCCcaagaaaaccaaaaaacctaAGACTGTCAAAGCCAAGCCAGTCAAGGCATCCAAGCCTAAGAAGACCAAGCCAGTGAAGCCCAAAGCCAAGTCCAGTGCCAAGAGGACAGGCAAGAAGAAGTGACAATGAGGCTTTTCTTGTGGACACTCCTGCCTGTCTATTTTCTGTAAATACTTTATCCTCCTCTCTTGGTCTCATCTGCCATCCTTTGCCCCTTTCCCTTCTCACTTTGTAAAGAGAATTTGTATTCCTCAGAAATTAGGGAATAATACATTTTTCCTTAACCAACCATGCAAggacagcaacaacaaatatctCTGTAATGATGAGAATGTACTTTAGTTTTATTTGTTACTAATCTGCCTGTGGGTTTGGGAATTTGGGTgggtttgtgtgttttctttagtTGGGTGGTTGGTTCACTCTGAAGGTAAAAGTCGGTGGGGTTGGGTGGAGGAATGGGCAAGGTAGTTTGTTGGGGCTAGGTGACAGGGAGCCCAGGAACTATAAGATTTGTAGGAGTTCCTCAGAGACTATCAGGCTTTAAGTTGAGCACTCCTTGTGAGAGTTTCAGAACCttggtggggaggagagagggatggCAGCAGCTGGCCGGCAAAAGAggtagatgggggtggggggaagcccTCTCTTGGCTGTCTGCCACCTTCCCGTGGTGAGAGTGGGACGTCCAAACCCAGTTTCCTTCTCACTTCTGTTAGTCTGTCCCTGTGGCCTCTCGATTGTCCTAGAGAACCGGAGGGAGGGTTAAAGTGACAGCTGGTCCTAGAAACTGTAGCTTCTTTCAGTCAGCTAGAAACTAGCCACTGTGGGGGTTTCTGTGGATTCAGAAAGTCTCCTGTTAAATGGGAGTAGAAACTttaggggaagagggaggagtcAGCCAAGTGCCTCAGTGTGCCCCTGTTGAAACTTGGGTTTTTCCACACAATTGTTTCCTAGGAAGACCTTTTTCCTTTCCCCCCTGATTTTTGGTTCCTCTTGTATAAGAGGTGGCTTtgcttggcagtccagtggggcTTCAGCCCTACCACCCACCACTTAAAAACCTCCAGACCTCTTTACTTTTTTTATATGTAGTGGTAGaccgggggcggggtggggggagggcagggagtggACAGTAAGACATACTGCAGTCGACTTTGAATTGCTAAGTAGTTTACAGAGCTaggtctggtgtgtgtgtgtgtatatgtgtgtgtgtgtatatgtgtgtatgtatatatatgtgtatgtatgtgtgtgtgtgtatatatacatatctaggGCTAGTACTTAACGTTTCACACCCGGGAGCTGGGAGAAAAAACCCTGTacagtctttccttttttttttttttttaaataggcgcGCTTGcgctctccccacccccctcgcccctttttatttttaaataagtgttATTTGTGCCTGGAAGAACTTGCTGTCTTTgtaattttcaaactttaaaataaaatttaaaaaagaaatctcagcGGTGTGTTTTTCCATACTTCTAAAACTGAAGGAGAATGCAGAGCAATATGGTGGTCGAAACCTGGGGGCTTTTGCACCTAAGCACTGGGGAGAGTTCCAAGAGCTCGACAGAACCCAAGAAACCTTAGGGCCGGAGCATATGGAACGTCCCTCAGCCTGCTTTTAGGCGCCCGCCTCCCGCGTCCAGAGGGCGTCCCTACCTTCCGGGAGATGTGTGTGTAGGCAGGGCATGGGAATGGGGTGGGGGTCTGGTGGGTCTGGCCCTGATGTGCCTTCCAACCCCCGTCGCCTCCTCTCCCCCAACACGGACAGCTCCAGTCTCAACTTACAAGTCACTCCACTTTCGTCCTCTTCCGATCCCGCCAGGTCCCGCCCTCCTCTTCCTAGGTCCGCTTCCCTGCCCTAGAGCAGGGCCCTTCTCGCTCCGATTGGCTGCCGGGGCCCAGCCCCCGCACGTGATCACGCCGCGGCCTAGGTGCGCAAGGACCTGAGCGGGCAGTCTAGCTCCGGCGAGGTGGGCAAAATGTGGGCTGGCCGCGTCCTGCATGCTGCGCTCTCCCGGGCCCCCCGCGAGAGCCGGGCGCAGTCAGCGCTGGCTCAGCTGCGTGGcatcctggaggaggagctggaaaGCATCCGCGGAGCTGGCACCTGGAAGAGCGAGCGGGTCATCACGTCCCGTCAGGGGCCGCACATCCACGTGGACGGCGCCCCGGGAGGTAACTACCCCTTCCTGGGAATCGCCAGACCTGGCCGGGTTTCGGGGGGCCGTCCTGAGGGTTTCGCTGGAGTGGAGGTCCTGGAAGCAGTGAGCGGGCCTGAGCACAGGCACACGTAGCCGCTGCTGGACCGTTTCCCATCTGTCAGGCCGACTTGCCTTTTCCCACGGTTAATTTTAACCTGATTAGATCCGTTCCCCCAGAAGAAGATAATTTGCCCTTTGAGCACCTTTTTTATTTAGAGGCCAGGGCTCAATCCGAGATCCAGCCTGTGAGAAcataaggaagaaagagagacagCCAGTTGGCTCCCACCATACGGATTCAAGAAAGGGTGATTCAAGAAAGGGAGGCAGTAGCAAGAAATCCCACATTTCTAGAGCGGCTGCTTTGTTCAGATTTCTGCTAATTGCTGCGCCTGCACTCCTGCAAATCTCAAAACATGGGCATGACTGGTCCCATTTACAAACGAAGAGACGCTGATGCTCATAGATTTGAAGTGTCTTGCCTATAAACCCCCAGCTAGCTGCAGGAAGAGCTGGGCTTTTAGTGTAGGTCTTCTGGTATATTGGAGCTGGAAGGTCACATAACTGTCCATAGAGACCAACTTTCTGGCCAAAATCACTGTTTGAGCAAGGGGCTTGAGGGCTGCCCCACAAGTCAGATTGTGAACTGGCCCACCAGGCCGCCCTGGTTTCTGTCATCTGTGGTCATTGCTCATCTTGTTTGTGCCAGGACCCAGGTGGGTGCTGGTTACCAATAGGCCTCCAAACCTGCCTTCTGCCCAGGAAATAGGCCTGGAATATTTGGTGCTGTTGTGCTTATTTGTAAAACAGAGGTCtctatcctcctccagggaaccttggAGCAGATCAAACAGTGGGAAattaggagacccaggttcccaTCCTGTTTTGCCTCTCCCAAACTGAATAAACCTTGCCCTCTTGGAGCCTTAATTTCCTCCCTGGATCAGCTGTGTCCACTTTGGGCTTTAAAATGCAAGGGTCAAGGTCTCAAGAGAGGCCACCCTGCTGAGCATACTGTTCTGTACCAGGCAGCAAAGTCAACTGTGTGGAGTTTGGAGACCATCACAGGGCTCTGTGATGCCCTCTTCTTTTACCCAGGAAAGAGCCAAGGGCCAGATGAGGGGTTACTGGTTTTCTTCAGAGATAGGAGAAGCCAGAGAGGAAGGGCTGGGGGTGAATGTGATCCAAACCTTCTCATTCTCCAAGGTGCTGCTCTGGGAGTCCATttctgcccctccctctcctgca
This window of the Bos taurus isolate L1 Dominette 01449 registration number 42190680 breed Hereford chromosome 5, ARS-UCD2.0, whole genome shotgun sequence genome carries:
- the H1-0 gene encoding histone H1.0 gives rise to the protein MTENSTSTPAAKPKRAKASKKSTDHPKYSDMIVAAIQAEKNRAGSSRQSIQKYIKSHYKVGENADSQIKLSIKRLVTTGVLKQTKGVGASGSFRLAKSDEPKRSVAFKKTKKEVKKVATPKKAAKPKKAASKAPSKKPKATPVKKAKKKPAATPKKTKKPKTVKAKPVKASKPKKTKPVKPKAKSSAKRTGKKK